One Nicotiana sylvestris chromosome 12, ASM39365v2, whole genome shotgun sequence genomic window carries:
- the LOC104212541 gene encoding light-inducible protein CPRF3-like: protein MNYEEIHKSAPCTADGRFSDDKLVEFEWEAAEALARLSHPVTGDVQLCMDARDAAGLYSTEQEIAIQSEDESELDTSLLCASNNPPVTSGKLRQDLTEAEKEGRRLRRVFANRESARQTIRRRQAMQEELTRKAADLALENENLKKNKELAAAEYSSLRNKNNSLKTQMAKIVKAEVQETDDESKLITSVETPSTSTTFPTFLHNQTQATPFFWSFQPLDGLPLQSGSQSISGITRQLPIPLGEFKPSDQLTRKSRDDEQARDSFIYTSVPLADAIPCAK from the exons ATGAACTACGAAGAGATACACAAATCGGCGCCGTGCACGGCGGACGGTAGGTTTTCCGATGATAAACTGGTGGAATTTGAGTGGGAAGCGGCGGAGGCGTTAGCTCGTTTGTCGCATCCGGTGACTGGCGATGTTCAACTCTGCATGGACGCCCGGGATGCAGCTGGCTTATATTCGACA GAGCAAGAAATAGCCATTCAGTCTGAGGATGAATCTGAACTCGATACAAGTCTTCTATGTGCTTCAAATAATCCACCAGTTACCAGCGGCAAATTGAGGCAGGATTTGACTGAG GCGGAGAAGGAAGGAAGGAGGCTGCGCCGTGTATTTGCAAATAGAGAATCTGCGAGGCAGACAATTCGCCGAAGACAG GCCATGCAAGAGGAATTGACAAGAAAAGCAGCAGATCTTGCATTGGAGAACGAAAATTTGAAGAAG AATAAGGAGCTTGCTGCTGCGGAGTATAGTTCTTTGAGGAACAAAAATAATAGCTTAAAAACGCAG ATGGCTAAAATAGTTAAGGCGGAAGTTCAAGAAACAGACGATGAGTCTAAGTTGATCACATCTGTGGAAACTCCTAGTACTTCGACTACATTCCCAACTTTCCTCCATAACCAAACTCAGGCAACGCCGTTCTTCTGGTCCTTTCAACCTTTAGATGGTCTACCATTACAAAGTGGTTCGCAAAGTATTTCTGGTATTACACGACAGCTGCCTATACCTCTTGGAGAATTTAAACCGTCTGACCAATTAACTAGAAAGTCACGTGATGATGAACAAGCCAGAGACTCCTTTATATATACTTCCGTTCCCTTGGCCGATGCCATTCCATGCGCAAAGTAA